In Corvus moneduloides isolate bCorMon1 chromosome 6, bCorMon1.pri, whole genome shotgun sequence, the sequence CTGAAGAGTAGTACCCTACTTTTTGTTATAGCAAAAGATCACCAGACTTGTATCTTGAgtggttttaatatttaaaataccagTACAGTGGGATTAAAACCAGCAGTAATGTCACTTGTCCATAGCATAGCTTCCACATAATTAGCTGCATAGTTCTCTACCAAACTGCCATTTCCCCTAAACTGCAAACAGTTTCTGTCTCACTGAGTTGATGCTATCACTCTTATTTCTATAGTAACTGTATCAGTTTCGACTGCTCACAGCCTTTCGTTTATATTTCTTGTTGGGAAATTGCAGCTTTAACTTTTCACCTGCTCTAATACACACTTCCTGAAACACCCAAAGGGCCAcatcctgcagagctctgcatgcTTGGATTCTATCAGATTaaagttctttaaaatacaaataactgGCAGGATAGGGCATGACCTTTGAGAACATCTAGGTTCCACTGAAGTCTGTGAGATGTTCCCAATTTACTTGCAAGCTTTGGAAAACATTACCAAGACAGTCTCATTGCCAAGCTTGCGGCAGTGTCCTGGCTGTCTATTGCTTATCTAAAGGATTTTCAGTTCCCACAAGAGGAAGAATGGGTTACAGTTGATACCTCTAACCCATGGCCTAGTATTACTCAGCAGTTGAACTAACACCATACATAATCCCTATACCCCAATATGAGGGTAAGGCTTCCAAAGGCTATAAAACTCTTGCCACTTTTGGAAAGCACAAATGACTATAGAGTCTCAATCTGCTTGTACCAGAAATATTAATGAAGGGTTGTGATCTGAAAAACTTGGTGTAAATTGATGCCTTTCTCTCAAAACAACAGGCAAAGTCATGGCACTAGTTAATGTTTTTGGTGGCATATTTAGTTTCAAACAAACAGTTAAGATTGTGCAACCAGACAGAACTGTGGTGAAATTGCATTTTGGTACTGTAGAATAAAACAAATTGCGTTAATAGTCTAATCACTGGAGCATAAAgcttcttctctcttcctggAGTGAACTTCTACCTGTGTTTTCTGGTGAAAGCAACTTCAAATTGTGATGCAAAACAGATGATTTGGCTCTATAAATGCAGCCCAAGTCCCTCAGTGGTTTCCAgtagggaagggaaagagggtAATGAAATTTAAGTCAACTTGTTGATTTTCTGAACTTTCAGGAAGTTTTGGAGGGCCAGGCTGTAGCCCCGAAATTCAGCCGTAACTATCAGTGTTTGCTAAAGAAAATATGTAGGTTTGAACCGAAAAAGACCAATTACATGTTCATAAAATGAGGAAGATACAGAGCTCGTGTTTGTGTCCAGCAAAGCGTAAAACAAGGAAATAACAAGTGGCCCTTTTGCTGCTTGAGATCAGTGGCTCAATTGCTGCAGGTTAAATCTAACTAGATTTTCAGAAGTTCTACAAATCAGTAAGTGGAAAATTacttaaaagaaattctgaGGGTGCGTGCATCTTGTTAAGCAATTTTATGGGGCCAGAGGGGAAGCATAACTTAAAGAAAGGCTAAGCACTTATGGTACCCCAGAGAAGCAGCCCTCGATCTGCAGCCAGCTAAAGACCTATACCTGAATAGACCTATGCTCTAAAAGCGTGACGGTTTGTGTAAATTCGGTTGTCCAGTTTCAGGCTCGCTGTCCGAATCAGCGCTCTGCAGACAGGCCATAGCCCAGCCCGCCTGCCCGCAGGCAGGGGCAGCGCTGGGCGCCgaggggctgaggggggagCTCCGGGAGCCGCAGCCGGGCGCACCTGCATGTGCCCGAAGTCGGTGACGCCCATGGCGGGGAGGTTGGAGCAGTTGGCGAGGATGAGGCGGCGGCCGGTGATGCCGTTGGCCCTGAAGCATTCCTGGGCAGGGAAGCGGAGGGAAAGGCGGGTCGCACCCTGCCACTACCGGCCCCCCTGCGCTCACACACGCACACGCTCATACACACACTGAGTTCAGGGCCACCGGTCCAGGCGGTGCCGAGGGCGGGGGTTTCTCGCCCGGGCCGGCAGCCCCGCACCTCGTACTGGGGGAAGCCGAGCTGCACCACCCACTCAGCCACCTCGTCGGCGCTCCAGGACAGGAAGGGGCAGACGGGCCCCGGTCCCCCCACGCCCTCGGGCTCAGGGTGCGGCCCTTCAGCCACCCCAGGCCCCGCGGGACCCGGGCGCGGTTCCATCGGCTCCATCCCCAGGCCACCACGGCAACGCGTTCTTCCGGGACCCCGTTACCTTGGCAACCATCACTTCCTGGAGGTGCGCCCCGTTCTCCCTTCCGCcactccctccctgctctcagcctgccacgccgcccgcgccccgcggcTCTGCAGAACTAAATGTTGATTGGCTGCGTTGTCGAGGGGGGAGGCTGAGGGATGAGCACCGAGGCGCCACCATCTCCCTGCGGCTCGGCTGACACGCACTCGCTCGGGTGTTTCCGTCCCCCCCGCTCGGGTGTTTCCGGCCTCCCCGCTCCGGCCGCGCTCGGGTGTTTCCGGCCGTCCGCCGAGCCGTGCCCATGTCGGACGCGCTGTCCGCCGCCGCCGGCTCCCGGTCCGAGCCCCCGGGCGGCGACACCGCGCCCCGGGGCCCCGCAGGTACGGGCAGGGTAGGGCAGGGGGCAGCCCGGGGGCAGCCCGGGGGCGCGAGTTTAGCGTTGGCCTTACGGGGAGAGTTTCCTTTACGTGATGGATTTGCTCGTTTCCGCCGGAGAAGCCGTTTTCGCGGTGTCAGCTCCCTTCGGAGGCAGTGCGGTGCCCGCTGCGGAGAGCAGCGCCGCGGGTGCCGCTCGCGGTGCCGGCTTTGCGGAGAGGGCCGGGCTGTGGTCTCTGCGCGACTCGGCAGCTCGGGCGCCTGGAACTGCAGCAAGAGTTCCTCCCGGTGCGGTGGGAAGAGCGAGGGTTGATGGAGGTTTGTGCTTTCCCCGGTGAGAGAGGCCCCGTCTAGCCGGGAGCTCGACTGCGCCGTGGGCTGCGTGcccctgggctggagctgcctcctTCTCGCACCGACTCTTGAGAATGGCCAGCGGCTCCAAGGGGCATCAGCGACCTGCAAAAGCTGGAACTTGTCCGTGCCCTGTTCCCTGCCTTCATGCGATCGGAGAGCAGCGCTGTGGAGCGCGCCCCGCAGTCGTATGGGGACAGAGCTTTCTCTGAGTTCAGCAGACTCGGGGAAGACCAGGAGCCATCTTTATAGACAGTCCTTTTAGCACGGACCTAGCAATTTCCATCTCGTCAGTGCCCTTTGTGAACTGCTGCATGATTGCTTTTTCCAGGGCTTTGTCAGCTCAGCTTTACGTGATGAAATTTGGCCTTGTTCTGGCCTCCTAAAGCTAGGATTAGTAGTTCCTGAATGAACCCTGCTTCTGAGAATGGCTTTACACCAAAAACATGCATAGATTTTTGTTCTCCCTTTCCTAGGGTTGAGTCCCTTAAAAGTCTTTGTTCTGCAAGGTTCTAGATACAGCTCATAACATGAAAAACTGGTTGGCACAGCTCTTTGTTTCACAGCTGTGTCACCTTGTCAACGTTTGAGTGCTGGctgcagttttttcttcctgtcagtGTATTACAAACAACAACATTTATTTCACCTTCTCTTCATATATTCTGTTTGTTGTTAGAAAATGAAGACTCAGCCCAAAAGACAGAGCCTGCAGAT encodes:
- the SAMD15 gene encoding sterile alpha motif domain-containing protein 15 isoform X1 encodes the protein MEPMEPRPGPAGPGVAEGPHPEPEGVGGPGPVCPFLSWSADEVAEWVVQLGFPQYEVRGCRPGRETPALGTAWTGGPELSVCMSVCVCERRGAGSGRVRPAFPSASLPRNASGPTASPAAASSSPTAPTSPPWASPTSGTCRKFHDTCESCWGLRSLSSADPSHSHTETIWVSS